One window from the genome of Rufibacter tibetensis encodes:
- a CDS encoding enolase C-terminal domain-like protein, giving the protein MLLWNLEARDLTLRYTWKISRDASDVKTNLFVTVGDERVQGRGEAAPNTRYGETPALLQQQFQNLHANGLDHVASIEELQHLMSLHPVLPALRFAIESAFVHYLCRKNGQTVSEFLGVQPVTSAPTAYSYPIMEPGKIAAFTKEHGLHRFEYLKVKVNQVSGLDMLSEVTKATSQGLIVDANEAWQDPDSIMRFFEGIKKYPILMIEQPMPSGLQEEYLYLKKRSPYDLFADESVTDHADWELLQQQFHGVNMKLMKAGGYLNGLAILQKTRSLGMKTMIGCMMETSMAIWSGLQLAHGVDLLDLDGMLVVKDEPFQLVKEEAGRLYPVEQP; this is encoded by the coding sequence ATGCTACTATGGAATTTGGAGGCCCGGGACCTCACCCTGCGTTATACCTGGAAAATCTCCCGCGATGCCTCAGACGTGAAAACCAATCTTTTTGTGACTGTAGGAGACGAAAGGGTGCAGGGCAGGGGAGAAGCCGCTCCCAACACGCGCTATGGTGAAACGCCTGCTTTGCTGCAACAGCAGTTCCAAAACCTGCATGCGAACGGGCTGGACCATGTTGCCTCCATAGAAGAATTACAGCACCTCATGAGCCTGCACCCGGTGCTGCCGGCCCTGCGCTTTGCCATTGAATCTGCGTTTGTGCACTACCTCTGCCGCAAGAATGGGCAAACCGTTTCTGAGTTTTTAGGCGTTCAGCCTGTCACTTCTGCCCCAACGGCCTATTCTTACCCCATCATGGAGCCTGGTAAGATAGCAGCTTTCACCAAAGAGCACGGGCTTCACCGGTTTGAGTACCTCAAGGTGAAAGTAAACCAGGTAAGCGGCCTGGACATGCTTTCTGAAGTAACCAAAGCCACAAGCCAAGGCCTTATTGTAGATGCAAACGAAGCCTGGCAGGACCCCGATTCTATCATGCGGTTTTTTGAAGGCATTAAGAAGTACCCCATTCTCATGATTGAGCAGCCCATGCCTTCCGGTTTGCAAGAAGAGTACCTGTACTTAAAAAAGCGCTCTCCTTATGACCTTTTCGCCGATGAGTCTGTCACAGACCACGCCGATTGGGAACTGTTGCAGCAGCAATTTCACGGGGTAAACATGAAGCTGATGAAAGCCGGAGGCTATTTGAACGGATTGGCCATTCTGCAAAAGACCAGGTCACTGGGCATGAAAACCATGATTGGCTGCATGATGGAAACATCCATGGCCATTTGGTCAGGCCTGCAACTAGCTCACGGCGTAGACCTGTTAGACTTGGACGGAATGTTAGTAGTAAAAGACGAGCCGTTCCAATTGGTAAAAGAAGAAGCCGGCAGGTTGTATCCGGTAGAGCAACCCTAG
- a CDS encoding glycosyltransferase family 2 protein: protein MAPTYSLVVPVYNEEEILQTLYQRLCGIMERLDGPVELILVNDGSKDRSLQLIRELRHQDKRVAYISLARNFGHQVAVTAGLHYARGQAVIILDADLQDPPELIPELVEKWKQGYQVVYAQRTVRHKEVLYKRVAAYTYYRMLQRLSDITIPTDTGDFCLLDRRVVDVLNAMPERNRYIRGLRTWVGFKQVAVPFERDPRFAGERKYTLGKLLGLAFNGIFSFSRVPLKISTYLGLVSALVALVMAGMVFYWRVFQSDSQFTGYATILIAVFFLGAVQLIGVGILGEYIGRIYEEVKGRPLFTFSELEGFNQSNPSPLETDLRVKQEAALLQNHWTPD, encoded by the coding sequence ATGGCACCCACCTATTCCCTGGTAGTTCCTGTCTACAATGAAGAAGAGATTTTGCAAACTCTATATCAGAGATTATGCGGAATAATGGAAAGGTTAGATGGCCCAGTAGAGTTAATTTTAGTTAACGACGGTAGCAAAGACAGGTCTCTGCAACTTATCAGAGAGTTGCGCCATCAGGATAAGCGGGTGGCCTATATTAGTTTGGCCAGAAATTTTGGCCACCAGGTTGCCGTCACAGCAGGCTTACATTATGCAAGGGGGCAGGCGGTCATAATCTTAGATGCAGATTTGCAAGATCCTCCAGAGTTGATCCCTGAGCTTGTTGAAAAGTGGAAGCAAGGTTACCAAGTGGTGTATGCGCAAAGAACAGTTCGCCACAAGGAGGTGCTTTACAAAAGAGTGGCCGCTTATACCTACTACAGAATGCTGCAGCGGCTCTCTGACATCACTATCCCTACAGATACCGGGGATTTCTGCTTACTTGACCGAAGAGTAGTAGATGTTCTGAACGCGATGCCTGAGCGTAATCGTTATATCCGAGGGCTTCGTACCTGGGTTGGTTTCAAGCAAGTAGCAGTACCTTTTGAACGAGACCCCAGGTTTGCTGGTGAGAGGAAATACACTTTAGGCAAATTATTAGGCCTGGCTTTTAACGGTATCTTTTCTTTTTCCAGAGTTCCGCTAAAGATTTCTACATACTTAGGGTTAGTGTCTGCTTTAGTAGCACTGGTGATGGCTGGAATGGTCTTCTACTGGCGTGTTTTCCAATCTGACTCTCAATTTACAGGCTATGCAACTATCCTGATTGCCGTATTTTTCTTAGGGGCAGTCCAGCTAATTGGAGTAGGTATTTTAGGAGAATACATTGGCCGGATTTATGAAGAAGTAAAAGGCAGGCCCCTCTTTACATTTAGTGAACTGGAAGGCTTTAATCAATCAAACCCATCACCTTTGGAAACGGATTTAAGAGTTAAGCAAGAAGCAGCTCTACTACAGAATCACTGGACCCCAGATTAG
- a CDS encoding DedA family protein: protein MTDFFLISWSEMFSSPENMIRYGGLTLILIVVFVETGLLIGLVIPGGDSLLLATGLLAGADVLQVPLGVLLVSMTAAGVAGDLLGYSLGKKMGKKLYRKKDTWYFKRKNLDRAQQFYKEKGKSAIVLGKFVPVVRTFNPLLAGVTGMPLGRFALLSLLGTALWISSLVVASYYLGRQFPQMKDYLHYAIPVIIFLSILPGFIQYMKERRKGADA from the coding sequence ATGACAGACTTTTTTCTGATTTCGTGGTCAGAAATGTTTTCCAGTCCAGAAAACATGATCAGATACGGCGGACTCACGCTTATTCTCATTGTGGTTTTCGTGGAAACGGGTTTACTTATTGGCCTGGTCATCCCCGGAGGCGACTCGCTTTTACTGGCTACGGGCTTGTTGGCGGGAGCTGATGTGCTGCAAGTGCCTTTGGGTGTGCTTCTGGTCAGCATGACGGCGGCCGGAGTGGCCGGAGACCTTCTGGGCTACAGCCTTGGCAAGAAGATGGGCAAAAAGCTCTACCGGAAAAAAGACACCTGGTACTTCAAACGGAAGAACCTGGACCGCGCGCAACAATTCTACAAGGAGAAAGGAAAGTCGGCTATTGTGCTGGGCAAGTTTGTGCCCGTGGTACGTACTTTTAACCCCTTGTTGGCGGGCGTGACGGGCATGCCCCTTGGCCGGTTTGCCTTGTTAAGTTTATTGGGTACCGCTCTCTGGATTTCCTCGTTGGTGGTGGCTAGTTATTACCTGGGCCGGCAGTTTCCCCAAATGAAAGACTACCTGCACTACGCTATCCCGGTTATTATTTTTCTATCTATTCTGCCGGGCTTTATCCAATACATGAAAGAGCGCAGAAAGGGAGCCGATGCATAA
- a CDS encoding MarR family winged helix-turn-helix transcriptional regulator — MKIEEEIKQSAFKDVYQKAYINVVYTSNWLDQRQATLFKPFGVTLPQYNVLRILRGQYPTPATVNLLIDRMLDKTSNASRIVDKLEAKELVTRKQCPTDRRTVDILITEKGLNLLQEMDSLGDGGLIGLKSLTPEEAEQLSSLLDKIRS; from the coding sequence ATGAAAATCGAAGAAGAAATAAAGCAAAGCGCTTTTAAAGACGTTTACCAAAAAGCCTATATAAACGTGGTCTATACTTCTAACTGGTTAGACCAAAGACAGGCGACGCTGTTCAAACCATTCGGGGTTACGTTGCCCCAGTACAATGTGCTGCGTATCCTGCGAGGGCAATACCCTACACCCGCCACGGTGAACCTGCTAATAGATCGTATGTTAGATAAAACCTCTAATGCGTCACGCATTGTTGACAAGCTGGAGGCGAAAGAACTGGTGACACGCAAGCAATGCCCTACAGACCGCCGGACCGTTGATATCCTCATCACCGAGAAGGGACTGAACTTGCTGCAGGAGATGGATTCTCTGGGCGATGGTGGCCTGATTGGCTTGAAAAGTCTCACGCCGGAAGAGGCAGAACAATTAAGTAGCCTGCTTGACAAAATCAGAAGCTAA
- a CDS encoding dicarboxylate/amino acid:cation symporter produces the protein MKKSTLALVAFVIITVAVVLTLCQNYGYVNLPEVVLTAARWAGIGVLILFAAKKKSLTTWILVSMVIGAEIGYSFPAFASGLNVLSKIFLKMVKTIIAPLIFATLVVGIAGHSNLKQVGKMGGKALIYFEIVTTIALFIGLAAINISRAGEGIVLRGETSDEITAPPPQTWQDIILHIFPENIAKSVAEGQVLQIVVFSVLFGIALAMLNERKRRPLLEVTESLAETMFKFTNIIMFFAPIAVGAAIAYTVGHMGFGILVNLFKLLATLYVALVAFLLLVLLPAALLFRIPVKMFVQAIAEPVSIAFATTSSEAALPRAMEAMESIGVPRKIVAFVMPMGYSFNLDGSTLYLSLASVFVAQAAGIEMPWEQQLLMVFTLMLTSKGIAGVPRASLVILLGTAASFNLPVEPIFIILGIDELMDMARTSVNVIGNCLATAVIARWEGEFVDLDAPRALETI, from the coding sequence ATGAAAAAATCCACCCTCGCCTTAGTGGCTTTTGTGATTATCACGGTGGCTGTTGTGCTCACGCTATGTCAGAACTACGGCTATGTCAACCTTCCGGAAGTTGTGCTTACCGCCGCCCGCTGGGCTGGTATTGGGGTACTGATTCTGTTTGCCGCCAAGAAAAAATCCCTGACCACCTGGATTCTGGTGAGCATGGTCATTGGCGCCGAAATTGGGTACAGTTTCCCGGCCTTTGCCTCAGGGCTTAACGTTTTAAGCAAGATTTTCTTAAAAATGGTGAAAACCATCATCGCGCCGCTCATTTTCGCAACGCTGGTGGTAGGTATTGCAGGCCACTCCAACCTGAAACAGGTAGGCAAAATGGGCGGGAAAGCGCTAATCTATTTTGAGATTGTGACCACCATTGCCCTTTTCATCGGCTTGGCGGCCATTAACATCAGCCGTGCCGGCGAAGGCATTGTGCTAAGAGGTGAAACGAGTGACGAGATCACCGCCCCACCGCCCCAAACCTGGCAGGATATCATTTTGCACATCTTTCCAGAAAACATCGCTAAATCGGTGGCCGAAGGACAAGTGCTGCAGATTGTGGTGTTCAGCGTACTCTTCGGGATTGCCCTGGCTATGCTGAATGAGCGCAAACGCCGTCCGTTGCTGGAAGTGACGGAGAGCCTCGCTGAGACCATGTTCAAGTTCACCAACATCATCATGTTCTTCGCCCCTATTGCCGTAGGCGCCGCTATTGCCTACACCGTGGGGCACATGGGCTTCGGCATTCTGGTGAACCTGTTTAAGTTGCTGGCCACTCTTTATGTGGCTTTGGTGGCATTCCTGTTGCTGGTGCTGCTACCGGCGGCGCTTCTCTTCCGGATTCCAGTAAAGATGTTTGTACAGGCCATTGCGGAACCCGTTTCCATTGCCTTTGCCACCACCAGTTCAGAAGCTGCCCTGCCTCGTGCCATGGAGGCCATGGAGTCCATAGGCGTGCCGCGTAAGATTGTGGCCTTTGTGATGCCGATGGGCTACAGCTTCAACCTGGACGGTTCAACCCTGTACCTGTCGTTGGCTTCGGTTTTCGTGGCCCAGGCTGCCGGCATTGAGATGCCGTGGGAACAGCAGTTGCTGATGGTGTTCACCCTCATGCTGACCAGTAAAGGAATTGCCGGGGTGCCTCGCGCTTCGTTGGTGATCTTGCTGGGAACGGCCGCTTCGTTTAACCTGCCGGTAGAACCAATCTTCATCATTTTAGGGATTGACGAACTGATGGACATGGCCCGCACCTCGGTGAACGTAATAGGAAACTGCTTGGCCACTGCGGTGATTGCCCGTTGGGAAGGTGAGTTCGTGGATTTGGACGCTCCTCGTGCCTTGGAAACAATCTAA
- a CDS encoding YceI family protein, with product MKKVLLSLMVAATIGASAFTVVSPGSPEKKTAPKKSVAVAIQNYKVIPAESKITWIGRKVAGEHNGNITLASGTILLDRTALRGGTFIMDMNSITCNDLQGGSNKRLVDHLKSDDFFSVEKNPTAMFAITNIAPRANAKSGTANYTITGDLTIKGISNQISFPALVTLKKGVATAKANFKFDRTKWDVKFRSGNFFENLGDKAIQDDVELNIELVAKQESVAKK from the coding sequence ATGAAAAAAGTGTTACTCTCTCTTATGGTTGCTGCTACTATAGGGGCTTCTGCTTTTACCGTAGTTTCACCGGGTTCGCCGGAGAAGAAAACAGCACCAAAGAAATCAGTGGCGGTTGCTATTCAGAATTACAAAGTGATTCCTGCTGAAAGCAAAATCACCTGGATTGGCCGTAAAGTAGCCGGTGAGCACAATGGCAACATTACCCTTGCTAGCGGAACCATTCTGTTAGACAGGACAGCCCTACGCGGCGGAACGTTCATCATGGACATGAACTCTATTACCTGCAATGACCTGCAGGGCGGTTCAAACAAGCGGTTGGTAGATCACCTGAAATCAGATGATTTCTTCTCTGTGGAGAAAAACCCTACGGCCATGTTTGCCATCACCAACATCGCACCAAGAGCAAACGCTAAATCGGGTACTGCTAATTACACCATTACCGGTGACCTCACCATTAAAGGCATTTCAAACCAAATCTCTTTCCCGGCACTGGTAACCTTGAAAAAAGGAGTAGCCACTGCCAAGGCCAACTTCAAATTTGACCGCACCAAATGGGATGTCAAATTCCGTTCTGGCAACTTCTTTGAGAACTTGGGTGATAAAGCCATTCAGGACGACGTGGAGTTGAACATTGAACTGGTGGCCAAACAAGAATCAGTAGCTAAGAAGTAA
- a CDS encoding TonB-dependent receptor, whose protein sequence is MKKALALLLGCLLPWFAMAQNTLSGRVVDAATQSPLTGSTVRLTSGNRATLTDASGRFAFSNLPAGDYTLQVSYLGYASGTQSVTLPIAQPLEISLTRTSVATKEVLVTATRANEKTGTTYTNIGKQELESRNFGQDLPYLLENTPSLVTNSDAGAGVGYTSMRIRGSDITRINVTVNGIPVNDAESHGVFFVNMPDFASSLQDVQIQRGVGTSTNGAGAFGASLNLQTQDASPEAYARTDNAYGSYNTWKNNVQFGTGLLGGKFAVDGRLSRITSDGYIDRASSNLKSFYLSGGYYGAKDLLKVVVFGGHEITYQAWNGVDEETLKTNRRFNSAGTDYGSTDIPYDNEVDNYQQYHYQLHYGHEFSPALSLNAALHYTRGFGFYEQFKVNERLRNYNIPPVTIGGTSITRTDLVGRKWLDNDFYGSTFALQYRGTNKLSAVLGGGWNRYEGAHFGEVIWAQYASTIRPRHRYYDNDAVKTDFNVYGKATLQATEQLSFFGDLQLRTVNYKVDGLDDDQRDVTTRADYNFFNPKAGVTYSLSDRHNLYASVAVSHREPTRSDFTDRPVSDRAKPERLVDWEAGYRLNQPIGELNGLPLNITADMTYFYMDYKDQLVLTGQLNDVGTALRTNIPESYRTGVEVAAGVGLGEFARFTTNLSLSRNRIKQFTETLPIDYNPEDVVVNQYDETTIAYSPSFVTSTQLEVQPVTGLRFAFQYKTVSEQFLDNTGSESRRLKPYEVGDVRVFYRFKPVNWMKEIELGLLVNNVLNEEYEANGYTFTELYSGDTNRYDYNYYFPQAPRNYMAQISLRF, encoded by the coding sequence ATGAAAAAAGCTTTAGCCCTGCTCTTGGGCTGCCTGCTGCCTTGGTTTGCCATGGCACAGAATACCTTATCTGGCCGCGTAGTTGATGCTGCGACCCAATCACCCCTTACCGGTAGTACTGTTAGGCTTACTTCTGGCAACCGTGCCACCCTCACCGATGCCTCAGGCCGTTTTGCTTTTTCCAATCTTCCTGCCGGAGACTATACCTTACAGGTAAGCTACCTGGGCTATGCCTCCGGTACCCAATCTGTCACCTTGCCCATTGCCCAACCCCTTGAAATTTCTCTTACCCGCACCAGCGTGGCTACCAAAGAAGTACTGGTAACCGCCACCCGCGCCAATGAGAAGACGGGTACCACCTACACCAACATAGGCAAGCAGGAGCTGGAAAGCCGCAATTTCGGGCAGGATTTGCCTTATTTGCTGGAAAACACGCCATCTTTGGTCACCAATTCAGATGCAGGAGCCGGAGTAGGTTACACCAGCATGCGCATCAGGGGTTCAGACATTACCCGTATCAACGTAACCGTGAACGGAATTCCGGTGAATGATGCCGAAAGCCACGGCGTGTTCTTCGTAAACATGCCCGATTTCGCTTCGTCTTTACAGGATGTTCAGATTCAGCGTGGGGTAGGGACATCTACCAATGGCGCCGGAGCCTTTGGCGCCAGCCTGAACCTGCAGACGCAGGATGCCAGCCCCGAGGCGTACGCCCGCACTGACAATGCCTACGGCTCTTACAACACCTGGAAAAACAACGTGCAGTTTGGCACTGGTTTGCTGGGCGGTAAGTTCGCCGTAGATGGCCGCTTGTCCAGGATCACTTCTGATGGTTACATTGACCGGGCGTCTTCTAACCTTAAATCGTTCTATTTGTCTGGTGGCTATTACGGTGCCAAAGACCTGCTAAAGGTGGTGGTGTTTGGTGGCCATGAGATCACGTACCAGGCCTGGAACGGGGTAGACGAGGAAACCTTGAAAACCAACCGCCGCTTCAACTCCGCTGGTACAGATTATGGCAGCACTGACATACCGTATGACAACGAGGTGGACAATTACCAGCAGTACCACTACCAACTGCACTACGGGCATGAGTTCAGCCCGGCTTTGTCGCTCAACGCGGCGCTGCACTACACGCGCGGCTTCGGGTTTTATGAGCAGTTCAAGGTGAATGAGCGGCTTAGGAACTACAACATTCCGCCGGTAACCATAGGCGGAACTTCCATCACCCGTACTGATCTGGTGGGCCGGAAGTGGCTGGACAATGATTTCTACGGAAGCACCTTCGCCCTGCAATACAGAGGTACTAATAAGCTGTCTGCCGTTTTAGGTGGTGGCTGGAACCGCTATGAAGGCGCGCACTTCGGAGAAGTGATCTGGGCGCAGTATGCCTCTACCATCCGGCCACGCCACCGCTACTATGACAATGATGCCGTGAAAACCGACTTCAACGTGTACGGTAAGGCAACGCTTCAGGCCACTGAGCAGTTGAGCTTCTTCGGGGATCTGCAGCTTCGTACGGTGAATTACAAAGTAGATGGTTTAGACGATGATCAACGTGATGTGACCACCCGCGCCGATTACAACTTCTTCAACCCCAAAGCAGGGGTGACGTACTCCCTTTCTGACCGGCACAACCTGTACGCATCTGTGGCCGTGAGCCACCGCGAGCCTACCCGTTCTGACTTCACTGACCGTCCGGTTTCAGACCGCGCCAAGCCAGAGCGCCTGGTTGACTGGGAAGCCGGTTACCGCCTGAACCAACCCATTGGTGAACTGAATGGCTTGCCCTTGAACATCACCGCAGATATGACCTACTTCTACATGGACTACAAAGACCAACTGGTGCTAACTGGTCAACTTAATGACGTAGGAACGGCTTTGAGGACCAACATCCCGGAAAGTTACCGCACCGGCGTGGAAGTGGCTGCCGGAGTAGGTCTGGGAGAGTTTGCCCGCTTTACTACTAACTTGTCGTTGAGCCGCAACCGCATTAAACAGTTTACCGAGACGTTGCCCATAGACTACAATCCTGAAGATGTAGTGGTGAACCAGTATGATGAGACCACTATTGCTTATTCGCCAAGTTTTGTGACCTCTACTCAATTAGAGGTGCAGCCGGTAACCGGGCTTCGGTTCGCGTTCCAGTATAAAACCGTAAGTGAGCAATTCCTGGACAATACCGGCAGTGAAAGCCGCCGCCTGAAACCGTATGAGGTAGGTGATGTGCGTGTGTTCTATCGTTTCAAGCCGGTGAACTGGATGAAGGAAATTGAACTGGGCTTACTGGTGAACAACGTGCTTAATGAAGAATACGAAGCCAACGGCTACACCTTCACTGAGTTGTATTCCGGCGATACCAATCGCTATGACTATAACTATTACTTCCCGCAAGCACCCCGAAACTACATGGCGCAAATCAGCCTGCGTTTCTAA
- a CDS encoding acyl-CoA dehydrogenase family protein, with protein sequence MATDNSSAPDYFNVDDLLTDEHKLIRQTMRDFVRREISPNIEKWAQDAHFPSEIVPKFGEVGAFGPTIPEEYGGGGLDYISYGIIMQEIERGDSGMRSTASVQGSLVMYPIYAYGSEEQRKKYLPKLATGEWLGCFGLTEPDFGSNPGGMITNIKDMGDHYLLNGAKLWISNSPECQVAVVWAKNEQGRIKGLIVERGMEGFSTPEIHNKWSLRASSTGELVFEDVKVPKENLLPNIDGLKGPLGCLDSARYGIAWGAIGAAIDCYESALNYAKQRIQFDKPIASYQLIQKKLAEMVTEITKAQLMVWRLGTLKNEGKATTQQISMAKRNSVDMALHVAREARQIHGGMGITGEYPIMRHMMNLESVITYEGTHDIHLLITGADITGIQAFK encoded by the coding sequence ATGGCTACAGACAATTCCAGCGCCCCAGATTATTTCAACGTAGACGACCTGCTTACCGATGAGCACAAACTCATCCGGCAGACCATGCGTGACTTCGTGCGTCGCGAAATTTCCCCTAACATTGAGAAGTGGGCGCAGGACGCGCATTTTCCGTCTGAGATTGTACCTAAGTTTGGAGAAGTGGGGGCCTTTGGTCCGACCATCCCGGAGGAATACGGAGGCGGCGGACTGGACTACATCAGCTATGGCATCATCATGCAGGAAATTGAGCGCGGCGACTCTGGCATGCGTTCTACGGCTTCGGTGCAAGGTTCTTTGGTCATGTATCCTATTTACGCCTATGGTTCTGAAGAGCAGCGCAAAAAGTACCTGCCTAAGTTGGCCACCGGTGAGTGGTTGGGCTGCTTTGGGTTAACAGAGCCAGATTTTGGGTCAAACCCAGGCGGCATGATCACCAACATCAAAGACATGGGCGACCATTATCTACTCAACGGGGCCAAACTCTGGATCTCTAATTCACCGGAGTGCCAAGTAGCGGTGGTGTGGGCAAAGAACGAACAAGGGAGAATCAAAGGCTTGATTGTGGAGCGTGGCATGGAAGGCTTCTCTACTCCAGAAATTCACAATAAATGGAGTTTGCGTGCATCCAGCACCGGCGAGCTGGTGTTTGAAGACGTGAAAGTGCCCAAAGAGAACCTTTTGCCTAACATTGATGGCTTGAAAGGACCTTTGGGTTGCTTAGACTCGGCCCGGTACGGTATTGCTTGGGGAGCCATTGGGGCTGCCATTGACTGCTATGAATCTGCGTTGAACTATGCCAAGCAGCGTATTCAGTTTGATAAACCCATTGCCTCTTACCAGCTTATCCAGAAGAAACTGGCCGAGATGGTGACGGAAATTACCAAAGCTCAGTTGATGGTGTGGCGTTTGGGCACGCTCAAGAATGAGGGCAAGGCTACTACCCAGCAGATTTCCATGGCTAAGCGTAACAGTGTGGACATGGCATTGCACGTGGCCCGTGAGGCGCGGCAGATTCACGGAGGCATGGGCATTACCGGCGAGTACCCGATCATGCGTCACATGATGAACCTGGAAAGTGTGATCACCTACGAAGGTACCCATGACATTCACCTGCTTATTACCGGCGCTGATATCACCGGCATTCAGGCGTTCAAATAG
- a CDS encoding DUF6799 domain-containing protein — protein MLQRILLASALLLGILASPMLAQAQTASIRKSESGRTTTTSVTPLRKGIIMRNGRLMDVKGKDFTPLAQGRTFPNGSILQPNGSLTLTGGEVLQLNEGDYVDLKGNLHRSTVITQRTTTVSGDTTGIGKQLLQAQQMNDRLKLLQEKQRVLQFKTELLQKTAQNKSNQAELKKLDADLSKLEQQLSAEEKKN, from the coding sequence ATGCTACAACGTATTCTCTTGGCTAGTGCCCTTCTGCTAGGTATTTTGGCTTCTCCTATGTTGGCGCAAGCGCAAACTGCTTCTATCCGAAAAAGTGAGAGCGGCCGCACCACCACCACCAGCGTTACCCCGTTGCGAAAAGGTATTATCATGCGCAACGGAAGATTGATGGATGTCAAAGGCAAAGATTTTACCCCTTTGGCGCAAGGCAGAACTTTCCCTAACGGCTCCATTTTACAGCCAAACGGATCTCTTACGTTGACTGGCGGCGAAGTTCTTCAACTGAACGAAGGAGATTATGTTGACCTAAAAGGAAATCTGCATAGGTCAACCGTCATCACCCAAAGAACCACTACCGTCTCCGGCGACACCACCGGAATTGGGAAACAACTTTTGCAAGCGCAGCAAATGAATGACCGGTTAAAGCTCCTGCAAGAGAAACAACGTGTTCTGCAGTTCAAAACCGAGCTCCTGCAGAAGACTGCGCAGAACAAGTCCAACCAAGCCGAGTTGAAAAAACTGGACGCAGACTTGTCTAAGCTTGAACAACAGCTTTCCGCTGAGGAAAAGAAGAATTAA